The window atatgggAAGGAGGACAGGAGGAGGGGAGCAAGCAACAAACCTTGTTGGAACAAGTCCAAAACTTTCGACAGTCAAGATCCATGAGCAGCAGGCATCAGATGTAAAATTGAAGGTATTCTGAAACAATAATGGCATAATTGGTATGAGTGGAGGGAGGAGAAAAGAAAACAGACAAAGGAACAAGAGCATGCGGGAAAGAAACAAGGAGGAAAGACACCATTGTCACATGacccaacaacaacaacaacaacatgaTAATTGGggtgtaaaaaaaaaaaaaaaaaaagggggCCGTGAACAGGAGGTTGAGAAAGAATATTGTATTGGGAGGGTGGgtggttttgtttatttattttattcttgaatgaagaaagaaagaaagaagtaGATAAGATTTCAAGATTgcagagaagagaagagaagagaagcatgtttggtttggttggaATTTAGCAGAAAGACTTACAAGATCTTATCTGGAGATTGGTTGTTCTTGTTAAGCAAAGAAGAAGCAGACAGATAAAGGAAGATTCAAAACTTGAACAACATTATAAGATAGATAAGGAAATGAGGAATGGAGATTAGCAAAGCAAAGGAGAGGAGATGATATAGATCGATCGATCTCTTTCTGTGTGTTAATGGGCAGAGTGAGACTGCCACGTGAGTAGAACATGTTCTCTCACTTCACTACTCACAACCACAGTGTTTTTGCCACCACAAGTTAAatttcttttagttttttttttcacaattttccGTCTCTTGGAACTTCCTTACTTTCTCTTTATCAAAGggaaggagaagaaggaggGACCCACGCACCCCATTCCTACTACATTCTGCTTATTTACTactaatgatttatttaatcaaatgttCTAACCgttggttttttattttttatttttgtataactgACTTTTAGTTGGCATATTTGAATATTGAACTTTTCAGATGGATCGTGAATGTATTAATTAGATTCAGATCAATtagtaacatatatatatatacattattagCTAGTTTGGGGTTAATTAGGTATATAATGCCATGTAGTAATTAGTAGCAGTCTCTAGAGATGGTCCAAAAAAGAGAACCCttgtcttctctctcttgcaTCCTCCTCCTCCCCTTTGGTGGATCCTAGCTAGCTAGCAGCTAGTGCTGGgtagaaaagaaaatttgtcATTTTTGGTTTTTCTTGTTGTAGGATAGCTCGATCGTTTGATGGTTCAGATCAAGCCATATATGACGTGTTTAGTAGTAGAGACTTTTGGGAGGTAGATTCTTCATTCACAATGAAtgcacataataataataataataataataattattatcaatCAATTAAACCCCCCGCATCTTATTTTCGTGCATTATAACTTACCTACCATCAGACAACCTTTATAGAAAGTAGCCATCAtcctttttatttaaatagaaaaaaggTCAGGAATATACTtctttctaataaataataacaataataataatgcacTTCATAGTGTGGGACCTTTATATATTCCACATACATTTTTCTGTAACTTCCTTGAACTAGTGACTGAAGTAGtaacacaaaaacaaaattattaagaatACTTGAGCTCATGACCTGACCTTGATCTTCTAAGCTCATACTGTTTCGggcatttaattaattaattaattaattaattaattaattaattaataaaccatAGCAGTTAATCGGATTGGTGGTACAAATGCATAACAAATTGAAAGTCTTCTtctaattagaatattattaaGGTCATCTTAGTTCTTACCCTAgcttagaatattaattaattaattaataaaccatAGCAGTTAATCGGATTGGTGGTACAAATGCATAACAAATTGAAAGTCTTCTtctaattagaatattattaaGGTCATCTTAGTTCTTACCCTAGCTTAGGGAGAGGTGATTTTGGAATCCAAACAAAGCCTTAATGTATAAAATTcgccattaattaattaattctcatATGACATGCATGGTTGGTTAGGTCAAGTGGACAAGTTATCATCACTCTCATCTAATTCCTAGACTTCTTTTTAAGGTATGAAATTAATTAGCACCCATAATCACGCCGACATTAATTAATGATTGGATATTAAATAAGCTTTGTTGGTATATGCAAAAAGGATtggatattatttttatttgctcCTAACTctttatttctaattatatatatatatatatatatatatatatatatatatatattcaaatttatttggaTTCTTTTCTAATATCAACTATTTATATTTCATCcccatcttttttattttaatttttcaattttgtgtgcctatatatgaaaattttatttatatataaaaaaaagagacCAAAACTGATCACACATGAAACTTGTTCCATCTTCCAATCATTAAAGGAAAATCATATCTTCTTATATATGATCGGCATGAATCTAGATTACTTATTTAGTATATATCATAGTATTTATCTTTTagtttattaaaacaatatttatcttcattgaataattaagaaatgaagATTCCCATACATTGTTTGATTACATTCAGTTTCAAGGATATAATGTATCCTCCTTATTTTTCTGTAAAAGAAAACACATCAATAAATTTCACATATTTAGAACATCTTCTTTGCTGTCATGGTACTCAATCCTGTTAAGAACAGCGAGGAACTGCTTGTGCAAAAGGACACTCTCTTGCATACACCTCGCTCGCATACTTCCAGTTCACAACAGACCATATGTTCTTAAGATAGTCGGGTCTCACATTCTTATACTGCATTAAGCAAGGAAATAAATATTCACCCCAAAACCCAATCAATTGTGTATATGTTTTCATAACACCACCAATTGCAAAAACACCTAGCTAACATTAAATCATTTTCCCTTATTTCATGTAATGATCGAGTTAGTTCAATGATCAACTGTACATACCTGTAAATAGTAAGCGTGTTCCCAAACATCGATCCCAATCAAAGGAACCAAACTAGGCCCTTTTGTCACAAGAGGATCctgaaaagaaacaaaaattacaGAAGAATTAATTTGTAGGATTGTGCTTCAATCCAGGCTGTGAATAAAAACAGCTTAATTCATTACTTGATTCACTGTTGTTTCAATGACTAGTGTCTTCAGATCTTTGTCCAAACCAAGCCACTATTTCATAGAGAAGAAGAATCTCTTTGAAAACATACTAACCCGCGAATAAACAAACCTAAGTACAATAATGTTAGAATAAATAGGGAGGGAGCTTACAACCCATCCAGAACCCTGTAAAGCAACACCTTCAGCAGTCATAGTTCGGACCAGTGCTTCAAAGGAACCAAAATCAGCATCAATGGCCCATCCAAAAGAACCCTTTGGGGGCTCACCACCTCCTTCCTGTAACAACAAGATGATCGATCATACATAGTTATATGGAAATCAAACAAGGtaacaataatataatcttACACTGACTGGAGCCAGGTTATTCCAGAAGATTGAGTGATTTATGTGACCTGCTTGTATAATAAGATAAGATCTTGATCATGCATTTTTCATCAACTCAAATGGAGTCAATATCTTTCTTATTTATctatatcatcatcattatgGCACCActttcattttccaataattttctcaagaaaagCATAACTATGAATCTGATTTTGATAGTTGATTACATCCGGCTTTTATTTCTCTAACAAACCCTAAATAAGAAATCGGAAATATAAATGGGATACCCGCATTGGAGGTGTAAATAGGAGTATCTGGATTGAGAGAATCGGACCTCCGCCGTTGAATTTGATAGCGTTCTGTAATTTAAGGATAGCAGGGGAATCGGCCTTGTTGATGGCGTGGTGGAGCTGGTCGAGGGATTTGT is drawn from Impatiens glandulifera chromosome 3, dImpGla2.1, whole genome shotgun sequence and contains these coding sequences:
- the LOC124930666 gene encoding superoxide dismutase [Mn], mitochondrial-like, with product MMMAFRRAPAIRKVLTKLGLASSAAAPPRAFQTFSLPDLPYDYGALEPAISGEIMQLHHQKHHQTYVTNYNKSLDQLHHAINKADSPAILKLQNAIKFNGGGHINHSIFWNNLAPVSEGGGEPPKGSFGWAIDADFGSFEALVRTMTAEGVALQGSGWVWLGLDKDLKTLVIETTVNQDPLVTKGPSLVPLIGIDVWEHAYYLQYKNVRPDYLKNIWSVVNWKYASEVYARECPFAQAVPRCS